Proteins encoded together in one uncultured Desulfosarcina sp. window:
- a CDS encoding IS630 family transposase, translating to MKKLKISDADIAILILQDEIRRSYEARYDHRLHAILMVAQDMSCRQVAQLLGDSPRTIAYWVKRFEAEGLSGLADADRPGRPSKLNQAQIQTIELALRSHPSKYGLAGNLWDGKLLSHFIDQEFGIQIGVRQCQRLFRRLGFRLRKPRPLIAKADPQAQQDFKKNC from the coding sequence ATGAAAAAGCTAAAAATTTCTGATGCCGACATTGCTATACTTATCCTGCAAGATGAAATCAGAAGGTCATATGAAGCTCGCTACGACCATAGGCTCCATGCAATTCTGATGGTTGCCCAAGATATGAGTTGTCGTCAAGTTGCCCAGTTGCTCGGTGATTCACCCAGAACAATTGCATATTGGGTGAAACGATTTGAGGCGGAAGGGCTTTCCGGGCTTGCAGATGCAGACCGCCCTGGAAGACCCAGCAAACTGAATCAGGCGCAAATACAGACGATTGAACTGGCATTGCGTTCTCATCCTTCAAAGTATGGGCTTGCAGGTAATTTATGGGATGGAAAATTGCTTTCCCATTTCATTGACCAAGAGTTTGGCATTCAAATTGGTGTACGACAGTGCCAGCGCCTGTTTCGCCGGCTCGGCTTTCGATTGAGAAAACCACGCCCTTTGATTGCTAAGGCTGATCCACAAGCGCAGCAGGACTTTAAAAAAAATTGCTGA
- a CDS encoding oligopeptide/dipeptide ABC transporter ATP-binding protein: MSTSGGAPILSMRDVTRTYPAGGSLLGKSTSRVVALERLSLDIRAGEIFGLVGESGSGKTTASRLIVGLETPDAGRIRFDGQDCTGLKGKGRRAFSRQVQVIFQDPYQSLNAHLSIFETVCEPLVIHGIGDRRSRRTRVYEVLETAGLTPPENYLYRYPHQLSGGQRQRVAIARAMVLRPRLLIADEPTSMLDASISFQIFQLLSRLKTQFGVTMLFITHSLAAARNLCDRVGVIYRGRLVEQGTARETILHPRHPYTQALLDAHPRFGCSSRQGYGTLLENERPRPKNDHCPFYTRCRPAVDATCDLKAPALKPLDDGHQVACFLF, translated from the coding sequence ATGAGCACTTCGGGCGGCGCACCCATCCTTTCCATGCGCGACGTCACCAGGACATACCCTGCCGGTGGTTCTCTTCTGGGCAAGTCCACGAGCCGCGTAGTGGCTCTGGAGCGGTTGTCCCTGGACATCCGGGCCGGGGAGATCTTCGGACTGGTCGGCGAGAGCGGCAGCGGAAAAACCACGGCCAGCCGATTGATCGTCGGCCTGGAAACTCCCGATGCGGGGCGGATTCGGTTTGACGGGCAGGATTGCACGGGGCTCAAGGGAAAGGGCAGAAGGGCGTTTTCCAGGCAGGTCCAGGTGATCTTTCAGGATCCTTACCAGAGCCTTAACGCGCATCTGTCCATTTTCGAGACGGTCTGCGAGCCACTGGTCATCCACGGCATCGGAGATCGGCGATCCCGTCGCACCCGGGTGTACGAGGTCCTGGAGACAGCCGGGCTCACGCCGCCGGAAAACTATTTGTACCGATACCCCCACCAGTTGTCCGGCGGGCAGCGCCAGCGGGTGGCCATTGCCCGGGCCATGGTGCTTCGGCCACGGCTGCTGATTGCCGACGAACCCACATCGATGCTGGATGCCTCCATCTCCTTTCAGATTTTCCAATTGCTGAGCCGATTGAAGACGCAATTCGGCGTTACCATGCTCTTTATTACCCACAGCCTGGCGGCGGCCCGCAACCTATGCGACCGCGTGGGGGTAATCTATCGGGGTCGCCTGGTGGAACAGGGAACCGCCCGGGAAACGATCCTGCACCCGCGGCATCCCTATACCCAGGCCTTGCTGGACGCTCATCCCCGCTTCGGCTGCAGCAGCAGACAAGGCTACGGGACGCTTCTGGAGAACGAACGCCCCCGCCCAAAAAACGATCACTGTCCGTTCTATACCCGCTGCCGGCCGGCAGTCGACGCCACCTGCGATCTGAAGGCCCCAGCGTTGAAACCGCTGGATGACGGCCACCAGGTCGCCTGTTTTCTTTTTTAA
- a CDS encoding GAF domain-containing protein: MNAIRFNNEDAPIASILSFAPLLRHVEKLTREGVSACRGLSPELTAMLEKVPDFMGPILDHSLLARHPRLLEALMDLVFPPLYREREIACAMMPFSGRPFFASPRFKALFMDDDGRLKGQLTMDPEQLEQGKRITSYLSILEKFYGIHEELRSPIIRLIEDPESGLERYYNIQLDFRFLDVKAHKTPEPLSPETLSSIRQNLNDADRLMELIHPDNFELHGFIVHRAVDVTATSIVSELERDLIDRSAMISEQGFARIQNLLRSLFRKKDLIAGISAQRGDQVLLINTGSTMVDHCIFQSSRHLPLSMFAGTPWEESVKERRIVLVRNVADHFQDRPDGRKLFPPEARSMMIAPLIYQDEVIGDLAVSDPAIDAFSALDTFQMAQLQPLFAVAIKKALNDFELQVQGIIKEKCTAIHPSVEWRFRKAAYRHLDNLHEGLDTEIEPIVFKDVYALFGVSDVRGSADQRNRATREDLEENLTLAQDVIRAAARTGKLMILDELAMRIALQIDNVRQGVSSNDEIRTRNLIRGEVEPQLPHLKRLGGDVGTAIDRYKSALDRQTGEVHRRRRDLDDSMTRLNNRLTGYLDAENAKMQAVFAHYFEKHRTDGVDYLIYVGQSLVEDGGFSDLYLKDLRLWQIRLAAGMAWHTHQLKSTLPVPLETAHLILIQNTPTSIRFRYDEKRFDVDGSYDVRYEIIKSRLDKALIKDTGERLTQPDKIAVVYSQPEERDEVERYIDYLIRQEILTGETEKLEIDDLPGVHGLRALRTTVNLETPPR; this comes from the coding sequence GTGAATGCCATCCGTTTTAATAACGAAGATGCCCCCATCGCCAGTATCCTGAGTTTTGCACCGTTGCTCCGCCATGTCGAAAAGCTTACCCGGGAGGGTGTCTCGGCTTGCAGGGGGCTTTCTCCTGAGCTGACCGCCATGCTTGAAAAGGTTCCGGATTTCATGGGTCCCATCCTGGACCATTCCCTGCTGGCCCGGCATCCCCGCCTGCTGGAAGCTCTTATGGATCTGGTTTTTCCACCCCTGTATCGCGAACGTGAAATCGCCTGTGCCATGATGCCGTTCTCGGGCCGGCCGTTTTTTGCCAGCCCCCGTTTCAAGGCCCTGTTTATGGACGACGATGGACGGCTCAAGGGGCAATTGACCATGGATCCCGAGCAGTTGGAACAGGGTAAGCGGATTACCTCCTATCTTTCCATCCTCGAAAAATTTTACGGGATTCATGAGGAGTTGCGTTCCCCGATTATCCGGCTGATCGAAGATCCGGAAAGCGGATTGGAGCGATACTATAACATTCAGCTCGATTTTCGATTCCTGGATGTCAAGGCGCACAAAACGCCCGAACCGCTGTCGCCTGAAACGCTGTCATCCATTCGCCAGAACCTGAACGATGCAGACCGGCTCATGGAACTGATCCATCCGGACAATTTCGAACTGCACGGATTTATCGTTCACAGAGCCGTGGATGTGACGGCCACCAGCATCGTCTCGGAACTGGAACGCGATCTCATCGACCGGTCGGCGATGATCTCCGAACAAGGATTCGCCCGGATCCAGAACCTGCTGCGCTCCCTGTTTCGCAAAAAGGATCTGATCGCCGGAATTTCGGCCCAACGGGGCGATCAGGTGTTGTTGATCAATACCGGATCGACCATGGTCGATCACTGCATTTTTCAAAGCAGCCGCCATCTTCCCCTGTCGATGTTTGCGGGAACGCCCTGGGAAGAATCGGTAAAAGAGCGGCGTATCGTGCTGGTGCGGAATGTGGCCGATCATTTTCAAGACCGGCCCGACGGTCGCAAACTTTTTCCTCCCGAAGCCCGCTCGATGATGATCGCTCCGTTGATTTACCAGGACGAGGTCATCGGCGATCTCGCCGTAAGCGACCCGGCGATCGATGCGTTCAGTGCCCTGGATACCTTTCAGATGGCTCAGCTTCAGCCGTTGTTTGCCGTGGCCATCAAAAAGGCGCTGAACGATTTCGAGCTGCAGGTGCAGGGCATTATCAAAGAGAAATGCACCGCCATTCATCCTTCCGTGGAGTGGCGTTTTCGCAAGGCCGCCTATCGCCATCTGGACAACTTGCACGAAGGGCTTGACACGGAGATCGAGCCCATCGTGTTCAAAGACGTATACGCCCTTTTTGGCGTGAGCGACGTCCGCGGTTCGGCCGACCAGCGCAACCGGGCCACCCGGGAGGATTTAGAAGAAAATCTGACCCTGGCGCAGGATGTGATCCGTGCCGCGGCCCGGACCGGTAAATTGATGATTCTGGATGAACTGGCTATGCGCATCGCGCTGCAAATTGACAACGTCCGTCAGGGTGTATCTTCCAATGACGAAATCCGGACAAGAAATCTGATCCGGGGAGAAGTCGAACCCCAGCTGCCCCATTTGAAACGATTGGGCGGCGATGTGGGCACCGCTATCGACCGCTATAAAAGCGCCCTGGACCGGCAGACCGGCGAGGTGCACCGGCGTCGCAGAGATCTCGACGACAGTATGACCCGGCTCAACAACCGGTTGACCGGCTACCTCGATGCCGAGAACGCTAAAATGCAGGCCGTTTTCGCGCACTATTTCGAAAAGCATCGCACCGACGGTGTGGACTACCTGATCTATGTGGGGCAGAGCCTGGTAGAAGATGGCGGCTTCAGCGATTTGTACCTCAAGGATCTTCGCCTCTGGCAGATCCGTCTGGCCGCCGGCATGGCCTGGCATACCCATCAGCTCAAGTCCACCCTGCCGGTCCCCCTTGAAACGGCCCATTTGATTCTGATTCAGAACACCCCCACTTCCATCCGATTCCGTTACGACGAAAAGCGTTTCGATGTGGACGGGTCTTACGATGTCCGTTATGAAATCATTAAATCCAGGCTCGACAAGGCGCTGATCAAGGATACCGGTGAACGCCTGACCCAACCGGACAAGATCGCCGTGGTTTATTCCCAACCCGAAGAAAGGGACGAGGTCGAGCGGTACATCGACTACCTCATCCGTCAGGAGATTTTAACCGGCGAAACGGAAAAGCTGGAAATCGATGACCTGCCGGGGGTTCATGGACTCAGGGCGCTGCGCACCACCGTCAACCTGGAAACACCACCGCGATGA
- a CDS encoding formylglycine-generating enzyme family protein has protein sequence MIFLCRGTAWLLGVLVALSMVLDGPLSAAAQERVVENRLGMTFVLIPAGTFVMGSPIEEAHRDISEVQHQVTLGKPFYLQRTEVTVDQWRAVMGRRWLARKRGTGDMPVVKVSWHDCQKFIRKLNRLTGGQYRLPTEAQWEYAARAGSSTAYFWGNQIDCSRAMYANNPMKHDDCVGAFPRAEMKPGQPAPAGSFVPNAWGLYDMHGNVWEWCEDLFDRYETVSTVDPCETESGKDRVRRGGSWFSSGPACRSANRAYAHPMSRLQNTGFRLVMVPPDRNGASSDSQ, from the coding sequence ATGATTTTTCTTTGCCGTGGAACCGCCTGGCTGCTCGGGGTTTTGGTGGCCTTATCGATGGTCCTTGACGGGCCACTGTCGGCCGCTGCCCAGGAACGCGTCGTCGAAAACCGATTGGGGATGACTTTCGTTTTGATTCCGGCCGGCACGTTTGTCATGGGCAGCCCGATCGAGGAGGCCCATCGTGATATTTCGGAAGTCCAGCACCAGGTGACCCTTGGTAAGCCGTTTTATCTTCAGCGCACCGAGGTGACCGTGGACCAGTGGCGGGCGGTCATGGGCCGCCGCTGGCTCGCCCGGAAGCGGGGGACCGGGGATATGCCGGTGGTCAAGGTCTCCTGGCATGACTGCCAGAAGTTTATCCGCAAACTCAACCGGTTGACCGGTGGCCAATACCGCCTGCCCACCGAGGCCCAGTGGGAATATGCCGCTCGCGCCGGATCTTCAACGGCCTATTTCTGGGGCAATCAAATCGACTGTTCACGGGCCATGTACGCCAATAATCCCATGAAGCACGACGATTGCGTCGGCGCCTTTCCCCGTGCGGAAATGAAGCCCGGGCAACCGGCCCCGGCGGGAAGCTTTGTGCCCAATGCCTGGGGCCTTTACGACATGCATGGAAACGTCTGGGAATGGTGCGAGGACCTGTTTGACCGTTATGAAACCGTTTCGACGGTAGACCCATGCGAAACCGAATCCGGAAAGGACCGGGTGCGTCGCGGCGGCAGCTGGTTCAGTTCGGGGCCTGCCTGCCGAAGCGCCAACCGTGCATACGCACACCCCATGAGCCGACTGCAGAACACCGGATTCCGGCTGGTCATGGTCCCGCCGGATCGCAATGGGGCATCCTCTGACTCCCAATAG
- a CDS encoding adenylate/guanylate cyclase domain-containing protein: MEDGRKSGAMKKNNHARGIREILLAGVFWRILIIEMILLVWSVLYKMIAEDAGGLDLLWYALRIVFLVAVILGFMMVTLQRFLEKKIIRPLEAVAEANRQLDVTRPEEDHVPIESDAAVEIREIVSSRAAMLDAILKVSAQRLQLVNFIKDTFGRYLGHTVVDQILNSPDGRRIGGRRQTVTVLMSDLRGFSDLSDGRDPEEMVQILNRYLEAMTRVIERYDGVIDEFIGDAILTVFGIPEEKSDDPLRAVACALAMQQTLADLNRNLVADGLPPLEMGIGINTGPVVVGNLGSEARTKYGIVGAAVNIASRIESNTLGGQVLVGEATYDHIRDRATAMPPMTVMMKGLKRPLVCYPVLAIGPPFDIRLQKEKEDPLVEIRLPFQLWLLEDKKVVAGPFDGETFRLNASTLIVSVTQRLTVLTNVKLLLTFCQEAHCFSDIYAKVSAVDDGRGQPLYHLGITYMDQADKALLSRWIESAGMSAKEARPS; this comes from the coding sequence ATGGAAGATGGAAGAAAAAGTGGAGCGATGAAAAAGAACAACCATGCGCGCGGCATCCGCGAGATCCTGCTGGCCGGTGTTTTCTGGCGAATCCTCATCATTGAGATGATCCTGCTGGTATGGTCCGTACTGTATAAAATGATTGCGGAAGATGCGGGCGGGTTGGATTTGTTGTGGTATGCCCTGCGCATCGTTTTCCTCGTGGCCGTAATTCTCGGGTTCATGATGGTTACCCTGCAACGTTTCCTGGAAAAGAAAATCATCCGTCCTCTGGAGGCGGTGGCCGAGGCCAATCGTCAACTGGATGTAACCCGCCCCGAGGAGGACCATGTCCCGATAGAGAGCGATGCCGCCGTCGAGATCCGGGAAATCGTCTCTTCGCGGGCGGCGATGCTCGATGCCATCCTGAAGGTCTCCGCCCAGCGCCTCCAACTGGTCAATTTCATCAAGGACACCTTCGGCCGGTATCTGGGGCACACGGTTGTGGACCAGATCCTGAACTCCCCCGACGGTCGGCGCATTGGCGGACGTCGCCAGACAGTCACCGTGCTTATGTCCGACCTGCGCGGATTTTCCGATTTGTCCGACGGGAGGGATCCGGAGGAAATGGTGCAGATCCTCAACCGGTACCTGGAGGCCATGACCCGGGTGATCGAACGCTATGACGGCGTGATCGACGAGTTTATCGGCGATGCGATTCTCACCGTGTTCGGCATCCCCGAAGAAAAAAGCGATGATCCGCTGCGGGCCGTGGCCTGTGCCCTGGCCATGCAGCAAACCCTGGCCGATCTCAACCGCAATCTGGTTGCCGATGGCCTGCCCCCTCTGGAGATGGGTATCGGGATCAATACCGGTCCGGTGGTCGTGGGGAATTTGGGCTCGGAAGCCAGAACCAAATACGGCATCGTCGGTGCGGCGGTAAATATCGCTTCACGAATCGAATCCAATACCCTGGGCGGGCAGGTCCTTGTCGGCGAGGCCACGTATGACCACATCCGGGACCGGGCAACCGCCATGCCGCCCATGACGGTGATGATGAAGGGGCTGAAAAGGCCGCTGGTCTGTTATCCGGTCCTGGCTATCGGACCTCCTTTCGATATCCGCCTGCAAAAGGAAAAGGAAGATCCGCTCGTCGAAATTCGACTGCCCTTTCAATTGTGGCTGCTGGAGGATAAAAAAGTGGTCGCCGGCCCTTTTGACGGCGAAACCTTTCGGTTGAATGCATCGACGCTGATCGTCAGTGTCACCCAGCGGTTGACCGTGTTGACAAATGTTAAGCTCTTGTTAACTTTCTGTCAGGAAGCTCATTGTTTTTCGGATATTTACGCCAAGGTCAGCGCCGTCGACGACGGCCGGGGACAGCCACTTTACCACTTGGGCATCACGTATATGGACCAGGCTGACAAGGCTTTGTTAAGCCGGTGGATCGAATCTGCCGGTATGTCCGCAAAGGAGGCCCGCCCTTCGTGA
- a CDS encoding Npt1/Npt2 family nucleotide transporter, with protein sequence MTIQQKIGRWFNVHGEETGLFLWTMALLFLVRSSGIFLNNYAETAFLKRYGVEYMPIVNMINAVVTFFVMGVMTGFMTRLPGARLLSRLFVFCGLSIAGIRAIIPLGIDLIYPVLFMLKSQYEVLLALLFWNLANDLFNTRQSKRLFPLITAGGVVGQILGSFATPLVARWLHLDNLLLLYMITALAGAWAVQAMGRRYPTLLFQQKKKGESKKRSSMIEEFKTVMPLMKSSVLVKILILLTFLPNVVIPIMNYQFNFAVNEQFATESGLIEFFGYFRGVLNIISLVILLFVGKLYGRFGLPVALMFHPFNYMLVFFIFLLRFDALAAMYARMSSNIIRTTINIPATAVVTGLFPESYRAMIRPFLRGTVVRIGLFIGSGLILISDTLFHPRYLSLVALPFVIVWVITPFVLKRRYADILLGLVSDERIDFRSLDAGELGHVFKDEQVRKRLIQRFRSESGENRLWLGRLLESIAIPDLDQHLLSALREESDLQTRIGLIKLLSDRTAPVVAEAFGELIQDGPPELAAAMVAAGHRISPQVFADFNRGILDASLPMDVKATAAGSLHIVDAVRYGPVIQRWLVSEDREEREAGIIAAGVSRDTRFVDLLKGMMHSSDDPTLLLIMESLRKISVGGLNPLVVGRLWDPDPRMRRAVLELYRIVDEASLKNVIAMLGDEDARIAELARMKIRTAGYQNSMRLVKSLSLPQKQLREALFDLLGDMAIKDLDVFRFIRDQAKECYQLSAQAHGVRRLPENSLQQLLAVHLDERAWFTLQTAVRVLAAQDRSGRMHKISRGIFSDDRRQQANSLEAMDDILDKSIVKLLMPLLEDMDADARVAAGRRLFPDIAAGATTVGLFDSLLQSRNWTTLVLTLALIRDSGESIPDHRQIQTLLEHANVHVSQLAGQLTDTSPDRPSEQEKIMDITNPIPLTEKILYLKNIEIFGDLSVNELAAVASVTEEAAFDAGQPVFNEGERGDTLYLVLDGDVSVIKDCNTQKEIELDVIGAGDYFGEMALFGDETRSATIRVKKSARFLTLRKHELQEIVREYPQIALHVCRVLSMRIRHLHAKLSDKFC encoded by the coding sequence TTGACCATTCAACAGAAAATCGGCCGCTGGTTCAATGTCCATGGCGAAGAGACCGGACTCTTCCTGTGGACCATGGCACTGCTGTTTCTGGTGCGCAGCTCGGGAATTTTTCTGAACAATTACGCCGAAACCGCTTTTTTGAAGCGATACGGCGTCGAGTACATGCCCATCGTCAATATGATTAACGCGGTGGTGACCTTCTTTGTCATGGGCGTCATGACCGGATTCATGACCCGGCTGCCGGGCGCCCGACTCTTGTCCCGGCTTTTCGTTTTCTGCGGACTTTCCATTGCGGGAATCCGGGCGATCATTCCTTTGGGAATCGACCTGATCTATCCGGTCCTGTTCATGCTCAAATCCCAGTACGAAGTCCTGTTGGCCCTGCTTTTCTGGAATCTGGCCAACGATCTGTTCAATACCAGGCAGTCCAAACGCCTCTTTCCCCTGATTACCGCCGGTGGGGTGGTCGGTCAGATTCTGGGAAGTTTTGCCACGCCCCTGGTGGCCCGCTGGCTCCACCTGGACAATCTGCTGCTGCTGTATATGATCACCGCGCTGGCCGGTGCCTGGGCCGTACAGGCCATGGGAAGACGATACCCCACATTGCTCTTCCAGCAAAAGAAGAAAGGAGAAAGCAAGAAGCGCTCCTCCATGATCGAGGAATTCAAAACGGTGATGCCGCTGATGAAATCTTCGGTGCTGGTCAAGATACTGATCCTGCTTACTTTCTTGCCCAACGTGGTGATTCCCATCATGAACTACCAGTTCAATTTTGCCGTCAACGAGCAGTTCGCCACGGAATCGGGTCTGATCGAGTTTTTCGGATACTTCAGGGGAGTACTCAATATCATCAGTCTGGTGATTCTGCTTTTTGTGGGCAAGCTCTACGGTCGCTTTGGACTGCCGGTGGCCCTGATGTTTCATCCGTTCAACTACATGCTGGTCTTCTTCATCTTTCTTTTGCGATTTGATGCGTTGGCCGCCATGTATGCACGCATGTCGTCGAACATCATCCGTACCACGATCAACATCCCGGCTACAGCGGTAGTTACCGGTCTTTTCCCGGAATCGTACCGTGCCATGATCCGGCCGTTTCTTCGGGGTACTGTGGTGCGCATCGGGCTGTTTATCGGCTCGGGCCTCATCCTGATCTCAGACACCCTTTTCCATCCGCGCTACCTCTCCCTGGTTGCCCTGCCTTTTGTTATCGTCTGGGTGATCACTCCATTTGTTCTCAAACGCCGCTATGCCGACATCCTGCTGGGCCTGGTTTCCGACGAGAGAATTGACTTCCGGTCGCTGGATGCCGGTGAACTGGGGCATGTCTTCAAGGACGAACAGGTTCGCAAACGCCTCATTCAGCGATTCAGAAGCGAGTCGGGAGAGAACCGTTTGTGGCTGGGCCGTCTGCTGGAGTCCATCGCCATCCCGGATCTGGACCAGCACCTGCTATCCGCCTTGAGGGAGGAAAGCGACCTGCAGACCCGCATTGGATTGATCAAGCTGCTTTCTGACCGGACCGCCCCGGTCGTTGCGGAAGCATTCGGAGAACTCATTCAGGATGGGCCGCCCGAACTGGCTGCGGCCATGGTCGCAGCAGGCCATCGCATATCCCCGCAGGTGTTTGCGGATTTCAATAGAGGCATCCTGGACGCCTCTTTGCCCATGGACGTCAAGGCTACTGCAGCAGGGTCCCTGCACATCGTGGACGCCGTCCGGTACGGACCGGTCATTCAGCGGTGGCTGGTTTCCGAAGATCGCGAAGAGCGCGAGGCCGGCATCATCGCGGCAGGGGTGAGCAGGGACACGCGTTTCGTCGATCTGCTGAAGGGCATGATGCATTCGTCCGATGATCCCACCCTGCTGCTGATTATGGAAAGCTTGCGTAAAATTTCGGTGGGAGGGCTCAATCCCCTTGTGGTTGGCCGCCTGTGGGATCCGGACCCACGGATGCGGCGGGCCGTCCTTGAACTCTACCGGATTGTCGACGAAGCCTCTTTGAAGAACGTGATCGCCATGCTGGGCGATGAGGATGCCCGGATTGCCGAACTGGCCCGCATGAAGATCCGGACCGCCGGGTACCAGAATAGCATGCGCCTGGTGAAATCGCTTTCTCTGCCCCAGAAACAACTACGAGAGGCGCTTTTCGATCTGCTGGGGGATATGGCGATCAAAGATCTGGATGTGTTTCGTTTCATCCGGGACCAGGCCAAAGAATGTTATCAACTGTCTGCGCAGGCCCACGGTGTCCGGCGGCTTCCGGAAAACAGCCTGCAGCAATTGCTGGCGGTTCACCTGGACGAGCGGGCGTGGTTTACGCTGCAGACGGCTGTTCGGGTGCTGGCGGCCCAGGACCGTTCGGGGCGCATGCACAAAATTTCCCGCGGAATTTTTTCCGATGACCGGCGTCAGCAAGCCAACAGCCTGGAAGCCATGGATGATATTCTGGACAAAAGCATCGTAAAATTGCTCATGCCGTTGCTGGAAGATATGGATGCCGATGCGCGTGTCGCTGCCGGCCGGCGTCTGTTTCCCGATATTGCCGCTGGCGCGACGACGGTTGGGCTTTTCGATAGCCTGTTGCAAAGCCGAAACTGGACAACCCTCGTATTGACACTCGCCCTGATCCGGGACTCGGGAGAATCGATTCCGGATCACAGGCAGATTCAAACCCTCCTGGAACACGCCAATGTGCATGTATCTCAGCTTGCCGGTCAATTGACGGACACCTCCCCGGATCGACCATCCGAACAGGAGAAAATCATGGACATCACCAACCCGATTCCCTTGACAGAAAAAATCCTGTACCTGAAAAACATCGAGATTTTCGGCGATCTTTCCGTCAACGAGCTGGCCGCCGTGGCTTCGGTAACCGAAGAAGCGGCTTTTGATGCCGGGCAGCCGGTCTTCAATGAAGGCGAGCGGGGCGACACGCTATATCTGGTGCTCGATGGCGATGTGTCCGTCATCAAAGACTGCAACACACAAAAAGAGATCGAGCTGGACGTCATCGGTGCCGGCGACTACTTTGGCGAGATGGCGCTGTTCGGCGATGAAACCCGGTCCGCCACCATCCGCGTCAAAAAATCCGCCCGTTTCCTGACCCTGCGCAAACATGAACTGCAGGAGATTGTTCGCGAATATCCGCAGATTGCGCTGCATGTCTGCCGGGTGCTGAGCATGCGGATACGCCACCTGCACGCCAAACTATCCGACAAGTTTTGTTGA
- a CDS encoding ABC transporter ATP-binding protein, whose translation MSAALLEVSDLSIGYRSAGGMQLAVDGVSFRVDRGAALGLVGESGCGKTTIGMALMRLLAANAKIVSGQICFEGQDLAALSDVQMRQIRWRRISMIFQAAMNALNPVHRVRDQIAEAIVAHEPDLSSHAVEHRIRSLFELVRIPQARLQDYPHQFSGGMRQRVIIAMALACNPSLIIADEPTTALDVIVQDQILKAIGTFQREMNLGMIFISHDLAVVADVCTHIGVMHAGRMVETGLREEVMGCPGHPYTKMLVGALLTLSDAPADLSASARAFGVNGPVSPDGCPQRSICPDATDACKREAAEWTDLSATHRVRCRNAGKGS comes from the coding sequence GTGAGCGCCGCCCTGCTGGAAGTCAGCGACCTGAGTATCGGCTACCGCAGTGCCGGCGGCATGCAACTGGCGGTGGACGGGGTGTCCTTTCGCGTGGATCGGGGCGCTGCGCTGGGGTTGGTGGGCGAGTCCGGGTGCGGCAAAACCACCATCGGCATGGCACTGATGCGCCTGTTGGCCGCCAATGCTAAAATCGTTTCCGGACAGATTTGTTTCGAGGGGCAGGATCTGGCCGCTCTAAGCGATGTACAAATGCGTCAGATCCGCTGGCGCCGGATCTCAATGATCTTCCAGGCCGCCATGAATGCACTCAACCCCGTGCATCGCGTCCGGGATCAGATTGCCGAGGCCATCGTTGCCCACGAACCGGATCTTTCCAGCCATGCCGTGGAGCACCGCATCCGTTCGCTCTTCGAACTGGTCCGGATCCCCCAGGCCCGCCTGCAGGACTACCCCCACCAGTTTTCCGGGGGCATGCGGCAGCGGGTGATCATTGCCATGGCCCTGGCCTGCAACCCGTCGCTGATCATCGCTGACGAACCCACCACGGCCCTGGACGTGATCGTTCAGGATCAGATCTTAAAAGCCATTGGCACGTTTCAACGGGAGATGAACCTCGGCATGATCTTCATTTCCCACGATCTGGCCGTCGTGGCCGATGTGTGCACCCACATCGGGGTCATGCACGCCGGCCGCATGGTGGAGACGGGCCTGCGGGAAGAAGTGATGGGTTGCCCGGGGCACCCCTATACCAAGATGCTGGTGGGCGCCTTGCTTACCCTGTCCGATGCACCGGCGGATCTATCCGCTTCCGCCCGCGCTTTCGGTGTGAACGGACCCGTATCGCCGGATGGCTGTCCCCAACGCAGCATTTGCCCGGATGCCACGGATGCCTGCAAACGGGAGGCCGCCGAATGGACGGATCTGTCGGCCACCCACCGGGTCCGCTGCCGGAATGCCGGGAAAGGAAGCTGA
- a CDS encoding TraR/DksA C4-type zinc finger protein, whose amino-acid sequence MRDQDIQFFRNELLRELKNLTIKADIAAGELIDADTIHEADPLDRAMEEQARDRRLHFQNRDRKLIAKIQSCLDAIEEGEYGICQACEEPISLARLRARPVTSYCIDCKTEQESYERMTGS is encoded by the coding sequence ATGAGAGATCAAGATATTCAGTTTTTCAGAAACGAATTGCTGCGCGAACTGAAGAACCTGACGATAAAAGCCGACATTGCCGCCGGAGAACTGATCGATGCGGATACCATCCATGAAGCCGACCCGCTCGACCGGGCCATGGAGGAGCAGGCCAGGGACCGCCGGCTTCACTTTCAGAACAGGGATCGAAAACTGATCGCCAAGATCCAAAGCTGCCTGGACGCCATCGAGGAAGGTGAATACGGCATCTGTCAGGCGTGTGAAGAACCCATTTCCCTTGCCCGGCTGAGGGCCAGGCCGGTTACCAGCTATTGTATCGACTGCAAAACAGAACAGGAATCTTATGAGAGGATGACCGGGAGTTGA